One window from the genome of Eucalyptus grandis isolate ANBG69807.140 chromosome 7, ASM1654582v1, whole genome shotgun sequence encodes:
- the LOC104453449 gene encoding mechanosensitive ion channel protein 5: MRRELSIGSEKGSEEKAPAEGSGRAPDDPPSRQASGDVSLDVELEMEELRGGDGSRMLRDPSIGSEKGSEEKAPAEGSGRALDDRPSPLIGRSLHQQWTSRDLSLDVELEIEELHGSDGSPPAPRPQRQSLDGSRVSCQPPISTEAGPGVPQRRQEGSPSSGGDGNSLGNREEEVIKRTSSATSHRSYLLCSKSRSRLMDPPEEPQQRSGHIPRSGMLGRAGDEDEDEDDIFLEEDLPEELRKTPFGAMALLQWVSLVLIVGALVCTLAIPASKHKDLWKVKLWKWEVLVLVLICGRLVSGWMIRLVVFFMERNFLLRKRVLYFVYGLRNAVQNCLWLGLVSIAWRALFDNNSDGLRYVTEVLLCCLVGALLWLIMTLIIKVLASLFHVRTYFERIQKSLFNQYVIEKLSGPPVIEIRRRQEEENIAGDLQTLQEASVTVPPELRAAAFPTESGMVVGSGGLQRSPRVKNTKLSQRLSGNSEGGITIEHLYNLNPKNVSAWNMKRLINMVRHGFHSTLDERIQDSTEEDESATMIRSENEAKAAARKIFRNVAKPNSKFIYLEDLKRFMKDDEALNMMSLFEGADECKRISKSCLKNWLVNAFRGRRALALTLNDTKTAVNKLRHVVNVIVGIVILIIWVFILGEPTMESLFFLGSQLVPLAFLFGYTCKTIFEATLFLFVKHPYGVGDRCKIDGVEMVVEEINILTTVFLRDDVQKIVYPNSTLAIKDIHNYYRSPDMGDEVKFCVHISTPAEKIAAMKHRITGYIDSKKEHWHSSLTLIIMKDIEELNSVRIVVWLYHTMNHQDMDERFMRRSLLVEEMVKMLRELDIQYRLLPLDINVRAMPASSSRVPPAWENAG; this comes from the exons ATGCGGAGAGAACTCAGCATTGGGTCCGAGAAGGGGAGCGAGGAGAAAGCTCCTGCCGAGGGTTCGGGCCGCGCGCCGGATGACCCGCCGTCGCGGCAGGCCTCCGGCGACGTGTCGCTGGACGTGGAACTGGAGATGGAGGAGCTGCGCGGCGGCGACGGTTCGAGAATGCTGAGAGACCCCAGCATTGGGTCCGAGAAGGGGAGCGAGGAAAAAGCTCCTGCCGAGGGTTCGGGCCGCGCGCTGGATGACCGGCCGTCGCCGCTGATCGGGCGGTCCCTACACCAGCAGTGGACCTCCCGCGACTTGTCGCTGGACGTGGAACTGGAGATTGAGGAGCTACACGGCAGCGACGGTTCGCCGCCGGCGCCACGGCCGCAGAGGCAGAGCCTGGACGGCTCGAGAGTGTCCTGCCAGCCGCCCATCTCGACAGAGGCTGGGCCAGGTGTGCCGCAGAGGCGGCAAGAAGGTTCGCCGAGCAGTGGGGGAGATGGAAACTCTCTAGGCAACAGAGAAGAGGAGGTCATTAAAAGGACGTCGAGCGCGACTTCCCATCGATCATACCTGCTCTGCTCAAAATCCCGGTCGCGGCTGATGGACCCGCCGGAGGAGCCCCAACAGAGATCGGGTCACATTCCGCGGTCTGGAATGTTGGGGAGGGCAGGGgatgaggacgaggacgaggacgacaTCTTCTTGGAAGAAGACCTACCAGAGGAGCTCAGGAAAACCCCGTTCGGTGCCATGGCTCTGTTACAGTGGGTGAGTTTGGTCTTGATCGTTGGTGCTTTAGTTTGTACTCTTGCGATTCCTGCATCGAAGCATAAGGATTTGTGGAAGGTCAAACTGTGGAAGTGGGAGGTCCTGGTCCTGGTCTTGATTTGTGGGAGGTTGGTCTCTGGGTGGATGATTCGATTAGTTGTGTTCTTCATGGAGAGGAACTTTCTGCTGCGAAAACGGGTTCTGTATTTCGTCTACGGCCTTCGAAACGCAGTGCAGAATTGCCTGTGGTTGGGATTGGTCTCGATTGCTTGGCGTGCTCTGTTCGACAATAACAGTGACGGGTTGAGGTACGTCACCGAGGTGCTGCTGTGCTGTTTGGTGGGGGCTCTACTGTGGTTGATCATGACACTGATCATCAAGGTGCTGGCATCGTTGTTCCATGTGAGGACCTACTTTGAACGGATCCAGAAGTCTCTGTTCAATCAGTACGTGATCGAGAAGTTGTCAGGTCCGCCTGTGATTGAAATTCGGAGGAGACAGGAAGAGGAGAACATTGCAGGTGATCTTCAGACTTTACAGGAAGCAAGCGTGACGGTGCCGCCAGAATTAAGGGCGGCGGCTTTTCCAACTGAAAGTGGTATGGTAGTTGGGAGCGGAGGGCTTCAGAGAAGTCCCCGAGTGAAGAACACGAAGCTCTCTCAAAGGCTGTCGGGAAACAGCGAGGGAGGGATCACAATAGAGCACTTGTACAATCTGAATCCCAAGAATGTGTCTGCCTGGAATATGAAAAGATTGATTAATATGGTGCGGCATGGATTTCACTCCACATTGGATGAGCGGATACAGGATTCTACTGAAGAGGATGAGTCGGCAACAATGATCAGGAGTGAAAACGAAGCCAAAGCTGCAGCTAGGAAGATCTTTCGAAATGTGGCTAAGCCTAATTCAAA GTTTATCTACTTGGAAGATCTGAAGCGGTTCATGAAGGACGATGAAGCCTTGAATATGATGAGTCTCTTCGAAGGAGCCGATGAATGCAAGAGAATCAGCAAGTCGTGCCTGAAGAACTGGCTG GTCAATGCTTTCAGGGGGAGGAGAGCACTTGCCTTGACCTTAAATGACACCAAGACTGCAGTCAACAAGCTGCGTCACGTGGTCAACGTCATAGTCGGTATCGTCATATTGATCATCTGGGTTTTCATCCTGGGAGAACCAACAATGGAGTCCCTGTTCTTTCTCGGTTCTCAGCTCGTCCCCTTGGCATTTCTTTTCGGGTACACCTGCAAGACCATATTTGAGGCGACTCTCTTCTTGTTCGTGAAGCATCCGTATGGTGTGGGCGACAGGTGCAAGATCGATGGAGTCGAG ATGGTTGTGGAAGAGATAAACATCCTGACGACCGTGTTTCTGAGGGATGACGTTCAAAAGATTGTATATCCAAACAGCACTCTTGCAATAAAGGACATCCACAACTATTATCGGAGCCCTGACATGGGAGACGAGGTCAAATTCTGTGTGCACATATCTACCCCTGCAGAGAAGATTGCTGCCATGAAGCACAGGATAACCGG TTACATCGACAGTAAGAAAGAGCACTGGCATTCCTCGCTGACGCTAATCATAATGAAGGATATAGAAGAGCTGAACAGCGTGAGGATTGTCGTGTGGCTGTACCACACTATGAATCACCAGGACATGGACGAGAGGTTTATGAGGCGATCCCTCTTGGTTGAGGAGATGGTCAAGATGTTAAGAGAGCTTGACATCCAATACCGCCTGCTACCGCTTGACATCAACGTCCGGGCAATGCCTGCCTCGAGCTCCAGGGTTCCTCCAGCATGGGAAAACGCTGGCTGA